The Vigna unguiculata cultivar IT97K-499-35 chromosome 1, ASM411807v1, whole genome shotgun sequence nucleotide sequence CTCCTCCCCTACCTCCAAACGGGCGAAGATTATGAAGCATTGCGCGCCACTCTGAATCTCCTTCACCATTCCTTAAGGAGACACCAACTCAAGCTCCTTTAAGTCGGGGAACAACAATCTTTCCTCCCGACaatctatcagaatgcgattggcagccaatccatccctaagattacTTCCAAGTCCTGTAGAGGTAAGGAGATCAGATTTACTttgtacctgcgtccctctacctccaccgaaagcctagcacacaaggacgacgtcctgaccagaCTTGATGCCAGGGTAGATACTGCAAGTTCACACTGCAGCTCGCGCACCAATAGACCCAGACGCTCTACATAAGCaattgacacaaaagagtgtgtcgctctagAATCATACAGTACACATAAAGATTCATCAGCTATCATGCATCGACCCATAACAAGATTACCTAAGCCTGCAACCTCTGCTCTGGTAATGACATACACCCTGCTTGTCgtctgaggcctgttgcctctgtctctCCGCTAGTGCTGGTGAGGGGTTTAaactggagggcgtgtcgcTGCTCTAGCAAGGTTGGGACAATCCTTTCCGAAGTGGACCTCCTTGCCACAATTGTTGCATCTGCGGTAACCCTCAACGCGTGGGCAAGCACTCCTCAGATAAGGACCCCCACATATGTAAAACTGCACTCGACCTTGCTGGGGAGCAAGACCCCTAGACCCTTGAGGCTGATGGTGAGGTCTGTCATATGGTCTCCTCCTCTCATCCTGTCTGAacttggacccagatggtccaccaacCCTCTAAGGCTGTTGAGGTCACTGACCCTCCAcctcattcttcatcttttccATCACTCTGGCCTTCTCCACCAGTGCAGCAAAGTCCTTGATAGATAGAGGGGCTACCATCAAGCGGATATCTCCCCTGAGGTCGTTCTCAAATTTTCGGCACCTCCACTCCTCATCAAGGGGCAGTgtgtagaaacggctgaggtgcttgaacttctcagcaACTCTGTTACGGACTTCCCTCCCTGAGTGAGTTGGAGGAATTCTACCTCCTTGGCATATCTCACGGTGTCAGGGAAGTATTCTGAGAGGAACTTTCCCCGGAAGGCCTCCCAAGTCACATGCTCTCCTCgctcctccatgatggacttcATGCTAATCCACCAGTGTTCAGCTTCTTCGGTCAACATATAGACTGCAAAAGCCAACCTATTACCTGTTgggcacatcttcgcatcgAAGATTCTCTCTAAGTCCTTCAACCATTGATCGGCTGCATCCGGGCTAGTTTTCCCGTTGAACTTCACTGGATGGTGTTTTAGGAAGTCTTCCAGACTCCACTCTCTGACTGGTGGTCGCGGCTTAGGGCAAACACAGGGGCAGTtgccctgttctcctccagtTGGCGGAGTGCCTCCATGTGCTGCCGGTGGGCATCCTCAGCACTTACcctagcagcctccatctgctgcatcaccaattgttgctgctcaagcgacgctACCTGTCGCTGCATGAATGCTTCGTGTTGTTGCATCATCACCGTGCCTTGTTGTGTCATGGTTAGGGAtatcaacggggcgggtagggtacgggtagtagctctcccgtaccctacccgctagaTAAATATCTGCCCCGTACCCgaacccatatccgtcgggtatccgttatgcgagtacccgtctatttttttcatacccgcggatatccacgggtagccacgggtatttacaaaattatttaaaaaataaatatttaatcataaattcaaataaaataaaataaaatacatcactgtcataaattttaaataaattttaaactaacttaagtccaaataaatataaaaataaatataaaatgacgttcaacacgatggaaattctttaattagtgttttgattaacaagtccactttctccgattgattcctgaaaaataatcaaataataaacctcaactgtcacgtgccaaatattcttattttgattccatcatttgacaacaagcataccataaacgtcactaTCTATATatggtttgatgtatatgcccaatttcaaagaaggaGAAGAGAAAATGTTAAGGGATGTACTTGaaagaagacaacgtaccaatacttgaagttggaagaatgaagacagaagacaagatgtgcaacttataaaaaattaggacaaaatgttttttactaatatatatatatatatatatatataagggtatttttgtgaattaaactttagcgggtacgggtatccatggatacggatactatgatacccgtacccgccccgttaacatgcgggtatcaaaaatacccgtacccacgggtagcgggtatccatttttaatatccatttcttatccattgcgggttttatccgcgaatACCCACGGGTATGGATATTTTTGAAATCCCTAGTCATGGTAGCTACCATTTCCTCAATTACTCTGGCGATATCTGGCACATCGCCCTGGGAGGATTGCGGAGTCCTACGAGAaggtgccatagttcactggcacacaggaaatcacttggttaggcttgataagATAAGAATTAAACTAAGAACACTTAGAAAGACacaaagaaagctaagcggacgtccaagtccacagacctaaggaacaACGGCTCTAATaacataaatgtaacgtcccatttagtCAACGAACATAATTAACGGAAACGTCGCACAAGGTAACATAATAGCGCAATCCTGGAGTTTTAAACTTAACTCCTTACAACTCAAAGCACACCACGGTGCCACAGGAAACAAGTTATAAAGTTCAAGAGGGacataaagaaattaaaagtcaaactgatacatgggccatagccctaaagaaaagcccaacaaTAAACATCCAGTCCAACCCAAGTGGACTATGTAGTGAAATCTTCTCTCCCCTAttgaccacgggtgttcctcgcatctgctcacatcaataagttgatgatcatcgcaaaagagagtaccacacagtaGAACACACGacaataaaagtagggtaagctagagtacaaaataatttcatcatgcaatcTGATACACTTTCACAGTTAACCATACACAAAACACTCAAGCATGCTATGACTCTCaaaccaatacactaagactcgactcgactcatttGGATACATACAATCTgatcggattcagcggatgcttgcacttgtggtggatacctctgctcaccgccgacctgctcacccccgagctttgtgttacaagtgttacaatgaatcgattccctcacacacaaggttagtccttaatgagtttcaggccttcTGCTACTCTCACAACAAGAGTCactctgctctaagtgagactaactaactccttagagtttcaggatgcaaacctaccttgaatccttaccagaccatacagatggggcaccaccacagacacccactaataggggccatgaAATTATGTCgcgaccactaaagcacgaccctAAAGCCtaacctagagactccaagggattacgtactgaccacttACCAGCGTATATAAACAGCCAACAAATAAACACATACATCATGCATAGAAACCTTATACCAAAAGCCATAACCAGCCCTCATTTATCACATGTCGAACCAGTACCAACTTGTTATTACCAACCATGAGAAAAGTGTCTCCTCTCATACCAAAATCATGCCACGGAGTTACCAACCATCAATGTTCATCGTTGCTCATGCCAGATTTGtgaccacacacacacacacacacacacatatatatatatatatgtatatatatatatatatgtatatatatatatgtatatatatatatatatatgtatatatacatatatatatatacatatatatatatacacatatatatatatatatatatatatatatatatatatatatatatatatccaaccCCTCATGTATAATGCATAtaagatcatgccaaactcatcatttaCTACATGTAAACCTCCCCTAATCATGTATACTCATCCCCATCATGCCATCATAAAGTAATCCCGTTAATTATACGCCAACATCCAAGAACGGAAAAAAAGCCAAAATGAATCGCACACTCTCGCCTagcctctcgctcaggcagaggagtctcgctcaagcgagagggtctCTCGCTCACGCGAGCTCTCTTCGCCTAGGCGTAGGCTTGGAATCCTGGAATAGTGGCTTCTGcactgtctcgcttaggcgagacctttCTCGCCTGGTCGAGATGCTCGCTCACTCAAAATGAGCTGGTCGCCTGAGCAACCCCTCGCGCGAGAAGACCTAGGCGAGCCTCTGCTCATCTCGCGTAGGCGAGGCAAGCTCGTTTGGGCGAGATTATTAGTTCCCACCCACTGTTCACTCGCATAACAGATAAAAACCAAGCCAAACAATGCAATAGCATAATTCACAAACTCAAAGTAACATACAGACCATTAAATCACAGGAATATCACATAAACAATCATGGATACCAACTATTTTgcagaaaccctaacttcctgTACCTAGAAAGTGTTGGCTAAGGCTTTGATACTCGAACAGTGAAGGATAGTGGCTTAAGGAGTAGCTTAGCaaactgaaaaacagtgggACAAGTTCAAAACGAGCTCACTAGAATAAGCTCTAACTGGGAACACAAGGAAAAGGCGAAAAGAACATCAAGCTTGAGTTGGGAGAGACTTACGCGGAGTGGAAGAATGAGACTAAGCTTGCTTGGCTGTGGCGattccaaaccctagcagaagatGACGGCGACTGCTCTAAGGGTTTGACAGATCTGTTTACGAAAGTGGGCACAATGGTTAGGGTTAGGGCACATTAGGTCTGATCCTTCCATCTTTGgaccagcccttaggcccattagattaAGGACAACTCTTAAAATATTAGAGCAGGAGAAACTAGGCCTTACAGTTAATctataatttttgaattattttttgttagaaattgaaattttaaagtatattaatgtaattataaaaaataacacaattattaaaaaaaacaaatttaagattGCAGTAAACTAATAAATGAAGTTATAACAAGTTTatccaaattaaattaacacaacTTGTCTATAATACAAATATAAGAATGAGTATAGAATTAGCTATCGAGTTAGTCATACAAACTTAATCACATTGGTAATTTTTGTTGACTTGATTGGGCCTCAGTTACGtctataaaaaaagtaaaagctTACTATGGACATTGTTCTAGTCGACTACGTGCTGACCCCTGTCTAACGAGCTAACTTGTGACCCGAGGAGAATGGCATGCTAGATAGGTCTGAACATAAATTGTTTATCTAGTCACTTGTACTCGTCTCTTTCTCTCACTCTTTATCTATGAGGGGTGATCTTCCTTTTATACTCGCGTTTGGGTTAGCCGCCCTAGATCCTCGGCCGCCTAGCTGGGATAGCAGATGAAATGGTACCGATTAATTTATGCAAGATATGCTAGGTGACCGTTGGTGCTGCTGACATGGGGAAGGGTGACTTCTTATATGGGTCGAGTCCATTTCGTGAGTATCTATAGCGTGAAAAGGCCTACGTAGGCCTCTTATAAAAGATCTAAACGTCGGTATGGACTCAAAGTCGGTATGGGTTTGGGGGTGTGGGCATGTAtagacataaataaatattgcaaGTAATGTAGTTGAGATTTTTTAACAAACATTTATTATAGGATAATGATATTCCAACAAAATTTTTTGACAAGGTTTTGACATAGCTTACGTGGCagcagtttttttaatttttaataactgaAAATCTCTGTTCGCACGTGCAGCTGAGAGggaaagaaaaatgagattaaatgtcctttagagagagaaagagaagagaaaaaagggGGGGAAGTGAAGCTGGTCCGTTCCGTAGTGAGAAGTGAAGAGAGAGAAGGTGGAAATATCAACTTGCGGCCGGAGTTAGTGGTGAAGAGATAAAAGGGGGAAAGTGAGGCCTGGGTGGTTTCGAACTGAGAAAGTCAAGATAGAGAAGGGGGAAAGTGAGATTCCGGCAACCATTTgggttggtggtggtggtgggtcgTTATCAGGCAATGCGAGAGTGAGAAGAAGTGGTCGACGACAAGGAATTCGTCAGCCCAAGCGTACAATCGACCCTTTGGCGGAGCCCATTTAATTTGTGTAAGGCAAAGGTAACGTTTTTCGGCCGTATTACGCAAAGGATGTGTATGTGGTTGTTTGGTGTTCTTTTCAGGGATATGTTTGGTTAATGAGCATTTGATGTTTGTGTTTGGTTGTCCGATCTGTGTATAGGGTGTTGACGTTGGGTAAATTTATTGTTGCCATTACATTTCATATTTTGTGATGCATGTGGTCTGTGTAATGTGTATGGCGTTGTAGGATTACAAGATGGACCACAATCGTGATGGACATGTTTATTTGTCGAAGGAGAAGAAGGTTTGTTAATCTGGAGTCATGTTGTTATAGTTGTGCAATTATAATGAATGACATTGACTTGTTTGTTATGTTATCCagattttatttggtcatttctACAAAACGAAGTTTATCGGTGCTATAAACAATAGACTAAGTGTGCAACAGAAGAACTATATTGAAGGCACTCCATTTTGGTGGTTTCCCATGGTAACCGATTCGGTGAAGATTAGTAGGAAAATTTTGAGTCTGTTATGTTACAACTGGGTTGAGAGAAGGGGCGGTTTTCGTATTGGTGGGCAAGTCGTAGAATTTCATCTATTAGATGTTTGTTTAGGGTTAGGTTTGAGGGTTTTGGGTGAAAGAATTGATTTAAATGACACCATTTCGGATAGTGACAGTTTGAATATTTTTGGGGGTGAAACAGTTACTGTTAAGTTGATATACGACtatcttttgaaatatgatgatgatgttggtgGTGTAGAAGTCTTTTGCAGAATTTACATTTTGTTAGGGATATCAGAATTCTTATTGCCCAATAAAAAGGGTAGTGTGTTCCCCATAATTTTTAAGATAGTTGATGATATTGCCAACATCGGCAAATATAATTGGGGTACATTAGTGTATGAGTACTTGGTTACTAGCTTGTGCATTGCTTCATTGGGATTGAAGAACGTGTCAGCTGCAAAGCATTTTGATGTTGTGGGTTGTGTTTATTTGCTTCAGGTAAGtacaatattgtttttaattgtgttGAAATAGTGATGTTGATTTGTGCTGAAGAAGCcgttgtaatttattttatttgttgcagTTATGGTCATTTGATCATTTACTTGTGTGCAACACAAAGTTGACATGTCGGATGAACAAGTTCCCTCGACTTTTGCATTGGATAAATGTCAGAGTTGGTGACAAAGTTATAACGAGAGCATTTCATAAGAATATGGTGAGTAGAAGCTTTAAAATACGTTGTTTGTTTTAGTTTGATGTTACATACACggaatttgtttataattatttgttttattgtacAGTGTGTTGTTGATGTGTCCGTATCAGATGAAGAACTTCATCACGATGTTGTTAAAGAAGCATTTAAACAATTTGGCACTGGCTatagaaatgaagaaaaaaaggacAACGAAGAGGTTCTTCGTCTCCTGGAGTATGAAGAAGGTGAGATAGCTGGTATGGAACATTCAATTTCTGAATTAGAGGAAATGGTTGCAAAATGTACGAGTGAGGTTGGGAATGAAGACCCCCCAAATGATGGTTGTGCTGATGATGTCTTTGATGATGACGGTGATGGAGATGACGAAATGTTTGATGACCCTCCTGCTAAGCCGCATCAGGATGAAGAAGTTGTTGTCAACGATGACGGTGGTCAACATAGCAACATGTATGACCGTATGAAGGCCCAACCACGAAGGCGGTTGAAGAGTGTTGCGACAAGAACACCTTTTTCTGTTTATGGGAATAAGAGGAATGCGAAATTGAAATGACCAACATTGGGATGATGTAGTCATGAATTTACCTCTACTGTGGATGTTATTAATGTAATAGGATGTGTGGTgtgtattttctttatttattaggTTTGAACAATCCGCaatgcatgttattttatttatggcagatattattttacattgttATGATTAGTTTGTTGCCTTGTTGTTGAAGTTAAGCATTAATGCATGATCTGGATTGAGCATAGGTTCGTAGTAAAAGAAATCAAACCACCcaattaatattatgtttagACATTTGTACAAAGAAAAAGTGTATGGGGACATATCTGAATTACTGATTTGTCATTGGTGTGAATGTTAAGCAGTGCATGAATGATGGATAAAGGAATTTGTAAGTAAGTGATTTGATGAAGTTTAGTCTGCATTTTCGTACTATAGTTTCCATGTAACTCCCCATTTAGTTGTTCGTGACTCCCcagttatattttgaatttttcgtGGACATTGGGTTATGGTCAAGAATTTGTAAGTCGTTGAAATAAGGATAATGATTATAGTGCAATGATCCATATATGATTATAAACGACCTTCCATGAGGTCTGCACTGACTATacaaaaaagttattgtaactcACCACATACGTTTGCCTTACTCCCCACTTAGCTGTGAAATCTGATaatttgtttgtgttgtttaaCAAGACAATCCACTTCATGGAGGTTGCGTGCATGGAGAATACTTTCGATTGCCCTTAATTGATTGTAATAAAGTTTGCAAATTCAGTTTACAGATGAGCTTCAATTTAGTCACCCATGTACAGACGAAAAAATAGACCTAACTCCCCACATAGGTTGTCGTTACTCCCCACTTGGTTgttatatgtaatattttttgtgttgtttcaaAAACATCACATTCCAGTTGATGGCAGTTGCTTGCATGGACAATACTTTGGATTGCCTTTAATGATTGAAAATAAGTATGGAAATTGAGTATATAGATGACCTTCTCTTCAGTCAGCCATGTACAGACGAAAAACTATACGTTACTCCCCTCATGGGTTGTCGTTACTCCCCACGTATTTGTGATATGTGATATTTCTTTTTTGCTGTTGTTTGGAAAACATCACTATCCAGTTGATGGACGTTTCCTGCATGGAGAATAATTTGGATGGCCTTTAgtgattgaaaaaaattatgtaaattgaCCATGTATATGACCTTTGCTTCAGTCACCCATGTACAGACGAAAAAATATACGTCACTCCCCACAAAGGTTGTCcttactccccacttattttttataagtaatATTTCGTTTTTGTTGTATGAGAAACAGCCCATTCCAGTTGATGTAGGTTTTGCAGTTGATGGCCATTTCCTGCATGGAGAATAATTTGGATTGCCTTTagtgattgaaaaaaaataatggaattTGAGCATGTGAATGAACTTCGCTTCAGTCAGCAATGTACAAGCGAAATAAAATCCTCACATGCCGCTCTACTGCGAGCATCTACCCAAAAAACATTGCATATACAGTTGTCTTCGTCCATGtctatttcaaagaaaaagtcGTTGTTTAATTCCCgcatttttgaaaaatgtcgTAGAAGGGCCTGCCCATCTCCATCCTTACACAGAGCTCGCCTTTGTTGACCAATGTAGTTGCGAACATCACGTTCTATGAAGTTAACGTGTTCATATCCACCTGCTTCAGACACAAGAGACCGGAAACTTTTGTTAATTCGGACACCAGCGTCATCGTTTGTCTCAACAGTTTGCCTTGAATGCATGTCAACTTTACGGTTGCCCCGTATTAGCTTTGACTTCTTCGGACTAATATCATGACTATGTTCAGTCACAACGGTCCTTATGAACCATTGTCCGTCTTTCTTTGCTGCGGTGATTGAAGCTTTACACTGTTTTGCTTTAGTGGGGACGGTCTTCAATTTTGGAGGAATAGCGGACACATAATTCCCCTCACGTGAACAAACCAACTTGACGTAGTTGATTTCATTGTCTTCGCCCCGTGTTGAAGTCTTTGTTCGAATACCAAAGTCGCTTCTAATTCCGTAACTTCTATAAAATTTTTTGACTTCATCCAAGCTATCAAAACACATGTGTACTTTGGGTGGAAAATCATCTGCAGAGTCATTTTCAGGCAGACCACTATTTACCTGTACTTGTTCAGGCTGCTGATGTGGTCTATGAATTTCAAAAAATGCTTAATGCAATTGGAGAAGTTTTCCCAAATACCAAACATAGATGGTGTCTATGGCACATAATGAAAAAAGTGCCAGAAAAATTGCAAGGTTACACAAACTACAAATCTATCAAGACTGAATTGAAAAGACTAGTGTATGATTCAATCATAGTGGCTGACTTTGAATTGGGATGGCAGGCatttattgtaaaatatgaTTTGACCACAAACGACTGGCTCACTACATTGTTTGACGAGAGACGTCGTTGGGTTCCTTGCTATCTAAAAAGTCAGTTTTGGGCTGGAATGTCGACCACCCAAAGGAGTGAAGGCCTGAACGCTTTTTTTGATGGGTTCATTAATTCGGGAACTACTTTGCAACAATTTGTTGTGCAATATGACAACGCACTACGACAAAAGGcagaaaaagaatttgaagCTGACTTTGCTTCATCCAATACCACTGCTGCATGTGGATCACAATCTCTTATTGAAAGGCAGTTTCAACTAGAGTACTCGCACGCCAAATTTGCTGAGGTACAGAACGAATTTAGGGGAAAGATTAATTGCTTCGTGAAAAGGGTGTTCCAAGATGGATGTCTGGTGAAGTATACCGTCAAGGAAGAGTGGTTATGGGAGGGCAAAAAATCCCACAGAATGCATGATGTTGTGCTTGACACGATGCCAACCAATATCCAATGTAGTTGTATGTTGTTTGAGTTTAGGGGCATCATGTGTCGTCACAACTTGTTGACTCTAGGACAAGAAGACATAGAGTGTGTGCCGGAAAAATATGTTCTCCGTCGATGGTCCAAAAATGTAAGGAGGAGGCATAGTTTGATAATAGCGGGATACAATAGAAGTAATGACGACCCACGCATGCAAAGATACAAAATGTTATGCAAGAGGTTTTACGATTTAGCGGAGGTGGCATGTGACTCAGACGCTTCATCCAGGATGTTGTGTAATGAGCTAAATTCTATTGCAAAAGGATTAGGTGTCCCTACCAAATCAAATCCCTTTATGCTTTCCCAACATGGTGACATTGAAGACAATGACGGTCAACATGCAGGTGTGACGAACTCCAGTATTGTTCGCAGCCCGGTACATGTTAAGAGGAAGGGGAGACCGAGAACTAACAGATTGCAATCAACAGTTGAAAAGctatcaaagaaaaagaaaacaagtgcGGCGAAAAACAAGTCACAAAGAAGTTCACAGGTTTGTATTCATGTAGGTGTATGATTAGactttattttgaattcattGGTTATGTATTCAAGTATCTTGTTTAGGATGATTAGCAGGAACCTATGGACGTGAATGTGCCCTTAGACTCACAATGTACCCAATTGACAGACGAAGCCAGCATTGGACCATACATTCCCAACAATGGGTTCATGTCGCTGCTGACATGTATGGAGGCAGAGATTGTTAACAGTCAAGTTGCTACCACAAGACTCATTTGACAAGGAAAAGGTGCTTAGGTTTGGGAGGATTAGTATGTGGGTTGATGAATTGTTTTTTGGTACGAACTCTATTTTGTGCGTCCTTTTTGTTTTCCAATTCCATGCGCACGGAATACACAAACATAATGACAATGGAAAGATTGTGTTTGGGTATTACATGTGCTTAATTGGTGTCCGACAGTGCCCACATTaacatttttgttgtgtttgggTTTTGATGTTATAAACACATTAACTGCATAATTAAAAAGCATTATGAAGTTTGTGGTTGGTTTCATTGTTTAGTTGTTCATAAAtctcatttcaaaatttcaataattgATCTTAATTACATgttaaacacaaaaacaaagcAATTCATACTTTAACACAACGGTAGTACGGTGagaattgtaattttaatacattGATGACTCATCCATAATTGATCGTTGAAAGGAATATGTATAACCCTTTCAAACCCCTGAGGTCTTCCCAATAAACGGACACGACTATTGATAACCCCCCACCCACCCTTATTTATTGTCGCACCCGAACCCTAATGGCATCAAAGGTGCGATTTCGTTTCGTTGTTAAGCAAAATTTAAGCACCATCGCATTCGCACCATGGTTGGCAATGTCAGTGCAACTATTGGGGACAACAATGATCCAACACAAGCATTTCCTGGGACGACGGTATTGTGGACGTTCACCACCATCAACATCGAAGGTCAGGTATGCCTTTGACTTATATTTGCCCATTTCATCAATCTGTTAAgggttaaaaattattttgtaatgagGTTCGAAGTTGTATTTGTGCATGTAGAACTTCGCCTATGTAGATCGACATTTTTCTGCTGCATTTGAAAACGAACTGGAGGACCGATGGACTTTAGTTGATAATTTTGGGAACATCTTTGTTGTGACCTACAACATGGATCCATTGAACCCAAAATTAACCAATGGATGGAAAGACATAGAGAACACATACACTGACCAATTAGTCGACTCATATGTTCAGCTTCGTTATGTTGGAGGCAGTCGCTTTCAAATAACATGTTTTGTGGGCCGATGCGAACCATACAATAAGGAGTCATTTTTATTAGGTGTTGTAACGCACCCTAGGACAGCCCTATATGCTGTGAAGTTGACGAAATCTCAGGCACAAGCTAGCCATCTGGTAGTATCTATTCCTGAACTGCGAATCTGTTGCTTTCAAAACTGTGACTGCAATTTGGATGTGACCTCATCTGACCCCGTGTATACTTGTGTAATTGGAATGTTTGCAGGACCTCAATGTTCGTTTTGGTGACATCATAAGAAGCCTACAAATGGATGTGGTTTACCTTTTGGCAAGAAGAAGCGGAGTAGAGTGCAAACTGTTGGTTTCCCGGAATAAGCGATCAACCAAGTTTGGAC carries:
- the LOC114188376 gene encoding protein FAR1-RELATED SEQUENCE 5-like, encoding MKKVPEKLQGYTNYKSIKTELKRLVYDSIIVADFELGWQAFIVKYDLTTNDWLTTLFDERRRWVPCYLKSQFWAGMSTTQRSEGLNAFFDGFINSGTTLQQFVVQYDNALRQKAEKEFEADFASSNTTAACGSQSLIERQFQLEYSHAKFAEVQNEFRGKINCFVKRVFQDGCLVKYTVKEEWLWEGKKSHRMHDVVLDTMPTNIQCSCMLFEFRGIMCRHNLLTLGQEDIECVPEKYVLRRWSKNVRRRHSLIIAGYNRSNDDPRMQRYKMLCKRFYDLAEVACDSDASSRMLCNELNSIAKGLGVPTKSNPFMLSQHGDIEDNDGQHAGVTNSSIVRSPVHVKRKGRPRTNRLQSTVEKLSKKKKTSAAKNKSQRSSQEPMDVNVPLDSQCTQLTDEASIGPYIPNNGFMSLLTCMEAEIVNSQVATTRLI